A single Ignavibacteriales bacterium DNA region contains:
- a CDS encoding aminotransferase class I/II-fold pyridoxal phosphate-dependent enzyme, whose amino-acid sequence MSDTKKIHGQFDPAQPIQDFLVFGEFGDVNPSITDSSTYTFLSAEKMEELFEHEIEGCFLYSRHWNPINRYLSQALAGMESTESAIVTSSGMAAISCSILQFCSSGDEVVASRTIYGGTYALFKNFLPKLGITVRFVNMTDLDAVKSAINANTKIIYCESVSNPLLEVVNLPKLSKLAHSHNLKLIVDNTFSPLMISPAVHGADIIVHSLTKFINGTSDCVAGCICTSHENVEALTNINSGASMLLGPVLDSYRAASILKNLHSLHLRVTQHSANALYIAQQLENLGLKVFYPGLKSYKHYNLMTAIMNKKYGFGGMLALDCGTPEKADELMVAMQNNKVGYLAVSLGYFKTLFSSPGHSTSSEIPPEERDAMGLSDGLVRFSIGLDNNIELSFSRIKKGLEEVGLI is encoded by the coding sequence ATGAGTGACACAAAAAAAATTCATGGTCAGTTTGACCCCGCACAACCGATTCAGGATTTCCTGGTCTTTGGCGAGTTCGGCGATGTTAATCCTTCCATTACCGACTCCTCCACCTACACATTTCTCTCGGCAGAAAAGATGGAAGAACTTTTTGAGCATGAGATTGAAGGATGCTTCCTCTACTCACGCCACTGGAACCCGATCAACCGCTATCTCTCACAGGCACTGGCAGGTATGGAAAGTACTGAAAGCGCAATTGTTACCTCCTCCGGTATGGCGGCAATAAGCTGCAGTATATTACAGTTCTGCTCATCGGGTGATGAAGTTGTTGCAAGCCGGACTATATACGGCGGCACCTACGCGCTCTTTAAAAACTTTCTGCCAAAACTTGGTATCACCGTCAGATTCGTAAACATGACTGATCTGGATGCAGTGAAGTCTGCTATAAATGCAAACACAAAGATTATATACTGCGAGTCGGTGAGCAATCCGCTGCTTGAAGTTGTAAATCTGCCTAAACTCAGCAAGCTCGCTCATTCTCACAACCTTAAACTGATTGTTGACAATACCTTCAGCCCGCTGATGATCTCCCCCGCCGTGCATGGTGCTGATATCATCGTTCACTCCCTCACCAAATTCATAAACGGAACAAGCGACTGCGTTGCCGGCTGCATCTGCACCTCTCACGAAAATGTGGAAGCACTAACCAATATCAACTCTGGTGCATCAATGCTGCTCGGGCCGGTGTTAGACAGTTACCGCGCTGCATCAATTCTGAAAAATCTTCATTCATTGCATCTGCGCGTAACACAGCATTCAGCAAATGCTTTATATATCGCTCAGCAGTTAGAAAATCTCGGGCTTAAAGTGTTTTATCCCGGACTCAAATCTTACAAGCATTATAATCTTATGACTGCAATCATGAACAAAAAGTATGGTTTTGGCGGAATGCTTGCTCTTGATTGCGGCACTCCTGAAAAAGCAGATGAGCTTATGGTAGCCATGCAGAATAACAAAGTTGGCTACCTTGCAGTATCACTTGGTTATTTCAAAACATTGTTCAGTTCACCCGGACACAGCACTTCATCAGAAATTCCCCCAGAAGAACGCGATGCAATGGGCTTAAGTGACGGACTGGTCAGATTCTCCATCGGTCTTGACAATAATATCGAATTAAGTTTCAGCAGAATAAAGAAAGGGCTGGAAGAGGTCGGGTTAATTTAA
- a CDS encoding Lrp/AsnC family transcriptional regulator: MKLDQTDIKILNILQTDAHITNLNLSKEVGISPPTMLERVRRLESSGIIKKYIALIDAEKVGQNITAFVQVSLAVHQMNSVDEFRRSIDNLDEVLECYHISGEDDFLLKVTVRSIKEYERFVLEKLSMLKGVSKVKTNFCLSVFKHETKLTIERDDNE, translated from the coding sequence ATGAAACTCGATCAGACCGACATCAAAATCCTCAACATCCTGCAAACCGATGCCCACATCACCAATCTCAACCTGTCAAAAGAAGTCGGCATCTCACCCCCCACCATGCTCGAACGCGTCCGGCGGCTTGAGAGCAGCGGCATCATCAAAAAATATATCGCTCTTATTGATGCTGAAAAAGTGGGGCAGAATATCACTGCCTTTGTGCAGGTTTCCCTGGCGGTGCATCAGATGAACTCTGTGGATGAGTTCCGTCGGAGTATCGACAATCTTGATGAAGTGCTGGAGTGTTACCATATCAGCGGGGAAGATGATTTTCTGCTTAAGGTGACCGTCCGGAGCATTAAGGAGTATGAGCGGTTTGTTCTGGAAAAACTTTCCATGCTCAAAGGAGTAAGCAAAGTAAAAACAAATTTCTGCCTCTCGGTATTTAAACACGAAACAAAACTTACAATTGAAAGAGACGACAATGAGTGA
- a CDS encoding ABC transporter permease subunit yields the protein MNQTVKILKYTARDLFRSRILILYTLFFMLLWAGLFYFTNDATKVSISLIHVVTAVIPLVSLIFGTLVYYNSSDFILFMITQPVERRSVYIAMNTAVSLILSVSLLIGLGLPSLIFGTVSMIPLTLLIIFTSVLVTAVFSNIAFFAGAVSQDKVRALTFVIFIWLFFAVMYDGIILFITVYFYEYPIEIPVLIFSALNPLDLARVILLLHIDHSALMGYTGALYKSVFSGTLGMGAAFFLLLVWFTVPFLGGMRVFNRRDF from the coding sequence ATGAATCAAACCGTCAAAATCTTAAAATATACCGCGCGTGATCTTTTCCGTTCGCGGATTCTGATACTCTATACTCTTTTCTTTATGCTCTTATGGGCAGGGCTTTTTTACTTCACCAATGACGCAACAAAAGTGAGCATCAGTCTTATTCATGTGGTTACCGCCGTCATACCGCTGGTGAGTCTTATTTTCGGAACTCTGGTCTATTACAACTCATCCGATTTTATCCTTTTTATGATTACTCAGCCCGTTGAGCGGCGGAGTGTATATATAGCAATGAATACAGCGGTTTCACTTATTCTTTCAGTCTCATTGCTGATCGGACTGGGGCTTCCCTCACTCATTTTTGGTACGGTAAGCATGATTCCCCTTACACTGCTTATTATTTTTACTTCTGTGCTTGTTACAGCGGTGTTTTCCAATATAGCGTTTTTTGCCGGCGCGGTTTCACAGGATAAAGTGCGCGCACTCACCTTTGTAATTTTTATCTGGCTCTTTTTTGCGGTAATGTATGATGGAATAATTTTATTCATAACCGTTTACTTTTATGAGTACCCGATTGAAATCCCCGTGCTCATCTTCTCAGCACTTAACCCGCTTGACCTGGCGCGCGTAATTCTGCTCCTGCATATTGACCACAGTGCTTTGATGGGCTACACCGGTGCTCTGTATAAATCAGTTTTCTCAGGCACGCTTGGCATGGGTGCGGCATTTTTTTTATTATTGGTTTGGTTCACAGTGCCGTTCCTTGGCGGAATGAGAGTCTTTAACCGCCGCGACTTTTAA
- a CDS encoding ABC transporter ATP-binding protein, translated as MISISHLNKSFAKNHILKDISARIEPGTITAIAGPNGSGKTTLMKCLLGLLRYESGEIAINGHDISRSSLYKKETGYVPQQSALPPNLSVEDMVSMLMELRSAAYSRYEELVSLLHLEGQTQKKSSSLSGGTKQKAGLLLGMLFHPSVLILDEPLSYLDPATSVVVKEELLRMKENGCTVLLSSHNMHEIEEIAGQLIYILEGRIHFSGSPVQLMEHHGTATLESALSHVLKNHYESNRQNLKIYRA; from the coding sequence ATGATTAGCATATCTCATCTTAATAAATCCTTTGCCAAAAATCATATTCTAAAAGATATATCTGCCCGGATAGAACCCGGAACCATTACTGCCATTGCAGGTCCGAACGGCAGCGGTAAAACAACTCTGATGAAGTGCCTGTTGGGGCTTCTCCGTTATGAATCAGGGGAGATAGCCATCAACGGGCATGACATCTCCAGGTCTTCTCTGTATAAAAAGGAGACCGGATATGTGCCTCAGCAGTCGGCATTACCGCCAAATCTCTCAGTTGAGGATATGGTTTCCATGCTGATGGAGCTCCGCAGCGCAGCTTACTCCCGTTATGAAGAGCTTGTTTCTCTCCTTCACCTTGAAGGCCAGACTCAAAAGAAATCATCTTCCCTTTCAGGAGGTACAAAGCAGAAGGCGGGTCTTCTGCTCGGCATGCTCTTTCATCCGTCTGTACTCATTCTGGATGAACCTCTTTCGTATCTCGATCCGGCAACATCAGTTGTGGTTAAAGAAGAGCTGCTGCGCATGAAGGAAAACGGATGCACGGTACTGCTTTCCTCACACAACATGCACGAAATTGAGGAAATAGCCGGACAGCTTATATATATCCTTGAAGGACGCATACACTTCAGCGGCTCGCCGGTTCAACTTATGGAGCACCACGGCACCGCCACACTCGAATCAGCTTTATCTCATGTATTAAAAAATCACTATGAATCAAACCGTCAAAATCTTAAAATATACCGCGCGTGA
- the nosD gene encoding nitrous oxide reductase family maturation protein NosD yields MKQFLVTEYSIFIILFCLLILQAIPAANTHTLYAGADLAASVQRAGRGDTVYINEGIYPVTGLRIDKEITLIGRGRAVLLADAPGDILSVQHDRVTIKNLTFRGTQTSFMKDYAAIKVELSNQVTISGCTFENNFFAIYFSNSSGSVVTNNTLTGSGKKESSSGNGIHLWNCRNITVEGNTVSNHRDGIYLEFTKETRIKRNKSFGNLRYGLHFMFSDSCRYTANTFNKNGAGVAVMYSTNIEMTKNSFSENNGTTSYGLLLKDIRQSIIADNQFLRNTIAVYIEASSRIHFTGNILQGNGTAIKIMANSESNSFLSNSFLNNSFDVASNSRQNYNEYKRNYWDTYSGYDLNKDGVGDVPHSPVRLSSVITAKYPSSIILMRSFFMGIIDMTEKIFPAFTPSDLTDTEPLMRRAL; encoded by the coding sequence ATGAAACAGTTTTTAGTTACAGAATACAGTATCTTCATAATTCTTTTCTGCCTGCTCATCCTCCAGGCCATCCCGGCAGCTAACACACACACGCTCTATGCCGGAGCAGACCTCGCTGCTTCGGTACAACGGGCAGGCAGAGGAGATACTGTATATATTAACGAGGGCATCTATCCTGTTACCGGGCTTCGGATTGATAAAGAGATTACCCTGATCGGAAGAGGAAGGGCCGTGCTGCTGGCAGATGCTCCCGGAGATATCCTCTCGGTTCAGCATGACCGTGTGACCATCAAGAATCTCACCTTCAGAGGAACACAAACCAGTTTTATGAAAGATTATGCCGCGATAAAGGTAGAACTCAGCAATCAGGTAACCATAAGCGGCTGCACCTTCGAAAATAATTTTTTTGCGATATATTTCTCAAACTCATCCGGCTCGGTTGTAACAAACAATACACTGACCGGATCGGGCAAAAAAGAATCAAGTTCGGGAAACGGAATTCATCTATGGAACTGCCGGAACATTACCGTAGAGGGCAATACTGTCTCAAACCACCGCGACGGAATCTATCTGGAATTCACCAAAGAAACCAGAATTAAAAGAAACAAAAGTTTCGGTAATCTGCGATACGGACTTCATTTTATGTTTTCAGACTCCTGCCGTTACACAGCAAATACTTTTAACAAAAACGGCGCCGGAGTTGCCGTGATGTATTCAACCAACATTGAAATGACTAAAAACTCTTTTTCCGAGAATAACGGGACTACATCGTACGGTCTTCTCCTTAAAGATATCCGCCAGAGCATCATTGCTGACAATCAGTTCCTCAGAAACACCATAGCCGTGTATATAGAGGCCTCTTCCAGAATTCACTTCACCGGTAATATATTACAAGGCAACGGTACAGCGATAAAAATCATGGCAAACTCTGAGTCCAATTCGTTTCTCAGCAACAGTTTTTTGAATAACAGTTTTGATGTTGCTTCAAACAGCCGCCAGAATTATAACGAATATAAACGCAACTACTGGGATACCTATTCCGGTTATGATCTGAATAAAGACGGCGTCGGAGATGTGCCCCACTCACCGGTGCGGCTTTCTTCAGTAATCACGGCCAAATATCCTTCATCAATCATACTGATGCGGAGCTTTTTTATGGGGATTATTGACATGACGGAAAAAATCTTCCCCGCGTTCACTCCGTCTGATTTAACCGATACTGAACCTCTTATGAGGAGAGCATTATGA
- a CDS encoding nitrous oxide reductase accessory protein NosL, giving the protein MNKQSRLLMLLAALLVVPSLFLPIWIIDLDAPQYPEGLGIYIWADQVTGIRPNDLNTLNGLNHYIGMKVIDNDSIPELKIMPYIIMGFALLGILTALAGKRKLVLGWLALLVIVGGIGIYDFYLWGYDYGHNLDPNAPIKVPGLSYQPPLIGTKQLLNMTTTSLPYTGSAFIGAAFLLGLFIYIRSGKQKSTTGGLNLAMLLIPAFLSLNCSDGPKPIDYGNANCLLCEMTVMDQKFGAEMITAKGKVHFFDSAECLAAYIAENPGADQGARLYVTDMITGALIPAATAVFFTSPEVNSPMGGNLAAFEQESAISSVFSKEQGKILAWQEVIQLNSD; this is encoded by the coding sequence ATGAATAAGCAATCAAGACTTCTGATGTTATTAGCCGCACTCTTAGTAGTGCCCTCTCTTTTCCTTCCTATCTGGATCATTGACCTTGATGCACCTCAGTATCCGGAGGGGCTCGGAATATATATCTGGGCTGATCAGGTTACCGGCATCAGGCCAAACGACCTGAATACTCTTAACGGTCTTAATCACTATATCGGCATGAAGGTGATTGATAATGACAGCATCCCCGAATTAAAAATCATGCCTTATATCATTATGGGATTTGCGCTGCTGGGTATTCTTACCGCACTTGCCGGCAAAAGGAAACTTGTTCTCGGCTGGCTTGCCCTTCTGGTTATTGTTGGCGGTATAGGAATTTATGATTTTTATCTCTGGGGTTACGACTACGGCCATAACCTTGACCCCAATGCCCCGATAAAAGTACCGGGCCTTTCGTATCAGCCGCCGCTCATAGGAACCAAACAGCTTTTAAATATGACCACCACATCGCTTCCCTATACCGGAAGCGCGTTTATCGGCGCAGCTTTCCTTCTTGGACTTTTTATCTATATACGCAGCGGGAAACAGAAAAGCACTACCGGAGGACTTAATCTTGCAATGCTGCTGATACCTGCCTTCCTTTCACTTAACTGCAGTGACGGACCTAAGCCGATTGATTACGGAAACGCAAACTGCCTCCTCTGCGAAATGACCGTAATGGATCAGAAATTCGGCGCGGAAATGATTACCGCAAAAGGCAAAGTCCACTTTTTTGATTCGGCTGAGTGCCTTGCAGCATATATAGCCGAAAATCCCGGGGCTGATCAGGGAGCTCGGTTGTATGTTACCGATATGATAACCGGAGCGCTTATCCCCGCTGCAACAGCCGTTTTTTTCACTTCTCCTGAAGTTAACAGCCCAATGGGAGGCAATCTTGCTGCTTTTGAACAGGAGTCTGCTATCAGCAGTGTATTTAGCAAAGAGCAGGGCAAGATCCTTGCCTGGCAGGAAGTAATCCAGCTAAACTCCGACTGA
- the nosZ gene encoding Sec-dependent nitrous-oxide reductase, whose amino-acid sequence MKKGSVILFLFAASLLLTWYGCGNSNSSLDTGDAAAKVYVKPGSQDEFYGFMSGGFSGQLSVYGLPSGRLFKVISVFSQNPETGYGYSEETKPMLNTSHGFVPWDDAHHPSLSQTDGVADGKWIFINGNNTPRIARIDLKEFETAEIIEIPNSAGNHGSPFTTENSEYVVASTRFSVPFGDADPSIATYKENFHGTISFIKVDKETGRMNLAFQIMMPGFHYDLARSGKGASHGWAFFTSYNSEQANTLLEINASKNDKDFIAAVNWKLAEEYVAKGKAKDFPGTYYHNYMDHSTQSAVSQKITTVKMLDPKDCPGLIYFLPTPKSPHGVDVDPSGEYIAAGGKLASLIPVHSFSKIKSAIEKESFEGNVNGIPVLKYNEIIAGEVKDPGLGPLHTEFDDKGYAYTSAFISSEVVKWKIGTWEVVDRIPVYYSIGHLMVMGGDTRKPDGKYLVALNKITKDRYLPTGPALTQSAQLIDISGEKMKLLLDFPTIGEPHYAQGIRADLLTKDFMKVYPIEKNKHPYITRSEKESRVERSGNTVHVYMTASRSHFSPDNIEGIRPGDKVYFHITNLEQDWDVPHGFAVKGMNNAEILIMPGETRTILWEPKAQGIYPFYCSDFCSALHQEMQGYIRVSRQNIPLTYGTGK is encoded by the coding sequence ATGAAAAAAGGTTCTGTTATTCTATTTCTTTTTGCGGCTTCACTGCTGCTTACCTGGTACGGCTGTGGCAACTCAAACTCATCACTCGATACCGGTGATGCTGCCGCAAAGGTATATGTTAAACCCGGCTCACAGGATGAGTTCTACGGATTCATGAGCGGCGGATTCAGCGGACAGCTTTCTGTCTATGGTCTCCCTTCAGGCCGTCTCTTTAAGGTAATTTCTGTTTTCTCACAGAATCCTGAAACCGGTTACGGTTATTCTGAAGAAACCAAACCAATGCTCAATACTTCTCACGGCTTTGTGCCCTGGGATGATGCTCATCATCCTTCACTTTCCCAGACCGATGGCGTTGCAGACGGCAAATGGATATTCATAAACGGAAACAACACTCCCCGTATTGCACGCATTGATCTTAAAGAGTTTGAAACTGCGGAAATTATTGAAATTCCAAACTCAGCCGGCAACCACGGCTCCCCTTTCACCACTGAAAATTCTGAATATGTGGTTGCTTCAACCAGATTCAGCGTTCCCTTCGGTGATGCTGACCCTTCAATTGCAACCTATAAAGAAAACTTCCACGGCACTATTTCCTTTATTAAAGTTGATAAAGAAACCGGAAGAATGAATCTTGCTTTCCAGATAATGATGCCGGGCTTCCACTATGATCTCGCCCGTTCAGGCAAAGGCGCTTCACACGGCTGGGCGTTCTTTACTTCATATAACTCCGAGCAGGCAAATACTCTGCTTGAAATTAATGCATCAAAGAATGATAAAGATTTTATCGCCGCTGTTAACTGGAAACTCGCGGAAGAATATGTTGCTAAAGGAAAAGCTAAAGACTTCCCCGGCACCTACTATCACAACTATATGGACCACAGCACACAGTCAGCGGTCAGCCAGAAGATTACCACGGTTAAAATGCTTGACCCGAAAGACTGCCCCGGACTTATCTACTTCCTTCCGACCCCTAAATCACCCCACGGCGTTGACGTTGATCCGTCAGGTGAATATATAGCAGCAGGCGGTAAACTTGCATCACTGATTCCGGTCCACTCATTTTCAAAAATCAAATCCGCAATAGAAAAAGAATCTTTTGAGGGTAACGTAAACGGAATTCCTGTTCTTAAATACAACGAAATTATTGCAGGCGAAGTAAAAGATCCGGGTCTCGGACCTCTTCACACCGAGTTTGATGACAAAGGATACGCGTATACATCCGCATTTATTTCTTCAGAAGTGGTAAAATGGAAAATCGGCACCTGGGAAGTGGTTGACCGTATTCCAGTATATTACTCAATCGGTCACCTTATGGTTATGGGCGGAGATACCCGCAAACCAGACGGCAAATATCTTGTCGCTCTTAATAAAATCACCAAAGACCGTTATCTGCCCACCGGACCTGCTCTTACGCAGTCAGCACAGCTTATTGATATCAGCGGTGAAAAGATGAAGCTTCTGCTGGACTTCCCTACCATTGGTGAACCTCACTATGCGCAGGGTATCCGCGCGGATCTGCTCACCAAGGATTTCATGAAAGTTTATCCGATTGAAAAAAATAAGCATCCTTATATAACACGTTCGGAAAAAGAAAGCCGCGTTGAGCGGAGCGGCAATACCGTACACGTCTATATGACTGCAAGCCGCAGCCATTTCTCGCCTGACAATATCGAAGGCATCCGTCCCGGCGATAAAGTATATTTCCACATTACTAATCTTGAGCAGGACTGGGATGTTCCGCACGGCTTCGCGGTAAAAGGCATGAATAATGCCGAAATACTGATTATGCCGGGCGAAACCAGAACCATACTCTGGGAGCCAAAAGCACAGGGTATATACCCGTTCTACTGCTCAGACTTCTGTTCTGCGCTTCACCAGGAAATGCAGGGATATATCCGCGTTTCCAGACAGAATATTCCGTTAACCTACGGAACCGGCAAGTAA
- a CDS encoding cytochrome c: MKKLSLLTLLAMAFLLAACSDKKDTPEPAAEDPNKTNEYGLTEFEMENGVGPIKTKLSLAELDMMKVKDGEKIFTEKCSACHKLDERYVGPAQADVLIRRSPEYVVNMIMNPEGMLQKHPEAKKMLAEYMTPMPFQNVTMEDALKLLEYFRHTSSQIKK, from the coding sequence ATGAAAAAACTCTCCCTGCTGACCCTGCTGGCAATGGCATTTCTGCTGGCTGCATGCTCTGATAAAAAAGATACTCCCGAACCGGCCGCTGAGGACCCCAACAAGACCAACGAATACGGCCTGACCGAATTCGAAATGGAAAACGGCGTCGGCCCGATCAAAACCAAACTTTCCCTGGCTGAACTTGACATGATGAAAGTAAAAGACGGCGAAAAAATCTTTACCGAAAAGTGCTCCGCCTGCCATAAACTTGACGAGCGCTATGTCGGACCCGCACAGGCAGATGTTCTCATCAGACGGTCACCTGAATACGTCGTCAATATGATTATGAACCCCGAAGGCATGCTGCAGAAACACCCCGAAGCAAAAAAGATGCTCGCCGAATATATGACGCCCATGCCATTTCAGAATGTAACTATGGAAGATGCACTCAAACTGCTCGAATATTTCAGACACACATCATCACAAATCAAAAAATAA
- a CDS encoding HAMP domain-containing histidine kinase: MLATEFLPAEKTPDELIYTESEFIAGNRLLLACLEAMPEFILILNKNREIIGGNEKFLRTFGFDSMEDVRGKRFGDAVECVNAKNAPNGCGTSINCRTCGAVNSIVNCAETNSKSVNECHLTLKASDAAEFEVMATPLQLGPYDFLILSLRDISAEKRKKILERVFFHDVLNTAGGLQGLASLIAMETDATTEEVTMMMNLTERLIDEIKLHRDLLSAEKGELFAQPSWFKITPFMREMKSLYAGHKAAEGKELLLDEDENADIYADKVLLSRVVGNLIKNALEASLPGERITAGYTVLENTVVFSVNNPKVLPQRIKSQLFQRSFTTKKEPGHGLGTYSVKLFTENFLHGTVTLTSHAPDGTTVYIEIPKAAPELKENLVV; the protein is encoded by the coding sequence ATGCTAGCGACTGAATTTTTACCGGCAGAGAAAACACCTGACGAATTGATCTACACTGAAAGTGAGTTCATTGCCGGAAACCGTCTTCTTCTTGCCTGTCTCGAGGCGATGCCTGAGTTTATCCTGATCCTTAATAAAAACCGCGAAATAATCGGGGGGAATGAAAAATTCCTCCGTACTTTCGGATTTGATTCCATGGAGGATGTCCGGGGTAAGAGATTCGGCGATGCTGTTGAATGCGTTAATGCCAAAAATGCTCCCAATGGCTGCGGCACCTCCATCAACTGTCGTACCTGCGGCGCGGTTAACTCCATCGTTAACTGTGCTGAAACCAACTCCAAATCTGTGAATGAATGTCACCTGACTCTTAAAGCTTCGGATGCCGCTGAGTTTGAGGTAATGGCCACTCCGCTGCAGCTTGGGCCGTATGATTTTCTGATTCTCTCTCTGCGCGATATAAGTGCCGAAAAAAGAAAGAAAATTCTTGAGCGGGTTTTCTTTCACGATGTGCTGAATACTGCCGGCGGGCTTCAGGGACTTGCCAGTCTTATTGCCATGGAAACTGATGCCACCACCGAAGAAGTTACCATGATGATGAATCTGACCGAACGGCTGATTGATGAAATTAAACTGCACCGCGATCTCCTCTCGGCTGAAAAAGGGGAGCTTTTTGCGCAGCCATCCTGGTTTAAGATAACTCCTTTCATGCGTGAGATGAAATCACTCTATGCCGGGCACAAAGCCGCTGAGGGGAAAGAACTGCTTCTTGATGAAGATGAAAATGCAGATATCTATGCTGACAAAGTCCTGCTTTCCCGAGTGGTTGGCAATCTTATCAAAAACGCGCTGGAAGCAAGCCTTCCCGGGGAACGGATAACCGCCGGATATACGGTTCTGGAAAACACGGTCGTCTTCAGCGTAAACAATCCCAAAGTGCTTCCGCAAAGGATTAAAAGTCAGCTTTTCCAGCGTTCATTCACCACCAAGAAAGAACCGGGCCACGGACTCGGCACCTACAGCGTAAAGCTCTTTACGGAAAACTTCCTGCACGGCACGGTAACCCTTACCAGCCATGCCCCGGATGGCACAACCGTATATATCGAAATTCCCAAAGCAGCGCCCGAACTCAAAGAAAATCTGGTTGTGTAA
- a CDS encoding Crp/Fnr family transcriptional regulator: MNFTKIRAFYERFIPLTEGMWRELESCLTVRELKKGEIFIREGERCDYVSFLEEGLLRMYYLKEGKEVSAAFFFSGIYLSVYDSFVTRSPSRVCVDALTDSVLINLDYDSVQTLYRMNPEFEKFGRLIAEAILVSTNKRMMSLMLDDPETRYKNLLKERPKVIQHIPQYMIASYLGVTPEGLSRIKKRIHTNVQDG, from the coding sequence ATGAATTTTACTAAAATACGTGCTTTTTATGAAAGATTTATACCGCTCACTGAGGGAATGTGGAGAGAACTTGAAAGCTGTCTGACGGTCAGAGAGTTAAAAAAAGGTGAGATTTTTATCCGAGAGGGAGAACGCTGTGATTACGTGAGTTTTTTGGAGGAAGGCCTGCTTCGTATGTACTATCTTAAGGAGGGGAAGGAGGTATCTGCCGCGTTTTTCTTTTCAGGTATTTATCTTTCGGTCTATGACAGTTTTGTAACCCGCTCCCCTTCACGGGTTTGTGTAGATGCCCTGACTGACTCGGTATTAATTAATCTGGATTATGATTCCGTGCAGACACTTTACCGGATGAATCCGGAATTTGAAAAATTCGGACGGCTGATTGCAGAAGCGATTCTGGTATCCACCAATAAAAGAATGATGTCCCTTATGCTTGATGATCCGGAAACCCGGTATAAAAATCTTCTTAAAGAACGTCCTAAAGTAATCCAGCATATACCGCAATATATGATAGCTTCCTACCTTGGAGTGACCCCTGAAGGACTGAGCAGAATTAAAAAAAGAATCCACACAAATGTTCAGGATGGTTAA